The stretch of DNA TTTTATCTTCATGTTGATGGTTAATCCTATTAATTAATTGACTTTTATTTGGTTTTCCAGGAACTACGGCAAATCCTCCTTCTTTTAAAGCAGCCGTTGCTCCTTCATAAGTATCCAGCCTAAGGTTTGCTTTTCGACTACTAGGATCGGGACCATGGCATAAATAGCAATTTTGAACAAGAATAGGGCGAACATGGAAATTAAAATCAACATGTCTTGGCAATGGTTCATAAGAAGCCTCTGAATTACCACATGATAATAGGATTGAACACCATATACATAGTATCCATAACTTTTTTGTTTTTTTGATAAAATTCATGAATTTAACATCAAAAGTTATAATTAAATATAGTACCATTTATTGTTTTAATGAAAAGGAAACATTCTACTAAAATAGAAACAACGAAACTGAAATTAATTGATAATATGCTGTAATTTATCCCATCAATTGAATTGGGACATCCCAAAAACAACCATTAAGGCAGTTAATTTGAGTCAAAATAGAGTCTTAAAAACAAAACAGTAATCTTAAAATTTGAAGCAATCTATACTTGAAGTTAAATCGATTTTTTATACTCTGAAGGTGTCATATTTGTAATAGATTTAAAAACACGGTAAAAAGATGTTTTTGAACTAAATCCGCATTTTTCAGCTATTGAAATCATTGTATAAGCCTTATTTAAAGGGTCTTTCAACTCTTCTTTAAAAGCTTTTACCCTTAGAGTGTTTAGGTAATGTACAAAGGATGTTTTATCAACCGTTTCAAACAACTCATTTATTTCATCTATTTTAAATCCGGTTTGCGTTGATATCTCCTTTATGGTTATGGATGGGTTTTTATAGCATTCGGTATTGGCAATATTTAATTTGAGTACCTCTAATTTTTCTAATATTTCTTTGTCGATTTTCTTTGGTGTTTTTTCTTTCTTTTTAAAGTTTATTTTCCGAATCACTACAAAAATTGCTAGTAAACCAAAAAGAATAATTACAAAAAACATTGCCGATTTAAAAAATGGGGTTTCATCATAAAAAATGATATCGTCTACCATTATATGTCCCCATCCTTCAGAATAATCATCAACAATTTCAATTCTTGCCATTTCACCTTTAAAAGCACGTACATCCCATTGCTTAGGCCTCATTTGTCCATCATTCAGGCCTTCTGCAGAAAAAACAGTACTATCATTTACCACAAAATTGATACACGTTCTGCCTTTATGACCTCCACCTCCTACTAAAAATTTTACATAATCATGATTAATTGTAAACGAAGCCGATGTCAATTTTCCTTTCTTAACATCATGAGTATCTCCGAAAGAAAAGGCAAAATAATTCCCATTAAACCCATTTGCAGAAATAGGGTAATATACGTTTGTTCTGTTTCTAGGCATTTCAAAAGCATCTCCATCAACTGTCCAATTATTATAAGTGCCACTTTCAAAATTTTCAAAGACCAATTCCTTTTCATGAATGTTGTCTGTAAAAACAATATGATCGACTATTACATAATCCAACGAATCGTCTTCATCTGTATTGGATAAGGCATCAACAATTTCTATGACAGCTTCTTTGCCTTGTAATGTACTAACATCCCAAAGTACAGAACTTAAAGTATTATTGTTTTTGCCAGTAGCAAATTTTACAACTTTATTGTTAACCATTAAATTAATACATTCTCTCGTTTCATGCTGACCACCTCCAATTAAAAATTGAATAAAGTTTCTGTCTATTATAAATGGTTTAGAAATTAGTTTCCCTTGGTTTTTTCCTGGATACCAATTGGCTGTATCGTTATCTAAAAATGAGGCAGCTGTAAACTTACCGTGCCCATTTTCAATCTTAGGTTTAAGGGAATCTTTTGATATGGGTGTTATAAATGAACTTCCTTGAATGTTCCAATGTTTGTATGTTTCATGTTCAAAATCATCAAATACAATATCTGGTCGCTCTGGAGAAGAGCAAGTATAAAAAGAGATTAAAATTATTGCCAGAATTTTTAGGCGGAAAATAAATTTGAAAAGTAATTTTAACATGTGTGGATAAATATACAAACAGTGCTTGAAATCTCAAAATGATACTCATTTTAGAATGACTAAACCAAATATAAAGATGGCAGGGATTATTTGATCCTTTAAAATTAAAAAAGAAGTATACCACTATTAAAAAAAGGAAGGAAAATTTATTTTTTTTTGTAAATATTTGATTTTCAATTACTCTAGACTTTCCAACGACAACCAAATATTTTTTGACGTACTATTTCATTGGTTTAATACCAATAATTGGTTTAATTTAACTAAAGCCCTCTATAATATTCCAAAATTTTCACACGCAATACATATTCATACTTAGCCTTATTCAAATTAAGTTGAGCCCCATCCATATTGTTTTTACTATTAATATATTCTACAATGTTGGATACGCCATTGTTAAATCTCACTTCATTGACACGAAATGATTCTTCGAATGCCATCACCTGATCTAATAAAATATGATATCTACTAAATGCAGATTCCATATTATTATATGCTTGTTCTATAGCTTGTTTAAAAAGTAACTTTGTACTCTCTAATTCCAATACCGTTTCTTCTAATTCTATTTTTTGTAATTGCACGGAATTTTTTGCTCGAAAGCCATTAAATAAAGGAACTCTTACTGAAATTCCAACAACGGAATTTAGATTGTTATCAAATTGGTCTTCGTAACTAATTTTAGTTCCAGAAAATTGTTTTTCGTTTTGAAGTACTGGATAATCCTGATTAGCAATGGTCACAAAATCCCCAGTTTCTGTAATACTACTACCTGTTTCATTAAACAGCTCTGCTGCACTAGAATAATTCGTATTTAATTGCCCAAAAACAGATATTTCGGGATAATAATTAGATCGTGCTACTTTAATTCCACTATCTGCAGCATCAATTCGAAATTGTTTTGATTTGAATGTCGCTAGATTTTGCAGCGCGTCATTATAAACATCATTTGCAGAAAATGCATACTTGTCAGACTCTATTAATCCTGAAATATTCTCAAAGTCCTTTTCAGAGTCAGAATCTAAATTTAACAAGGTTACAAAATCTAAGACTGCTGTCTTTAAATTGTTTTCTGCATCAACAATACTGATCTTATCTATCGTATATTGCCCCTGCATGTTAGTATAATCAACAGGGTTTCCAACACCTTCATCATAATGCGTTTTTAATCTTTTTAATTGGGTCTCAGTCGTTGCTAATCTTGATTTTGAAAGTTCCAATAAGTCTTTGCTATTTAATATTTGAATGTACCCAATGGTAACTTGAAGAATTAAATTCTGCTTAGTCTCTTCCAACTCCATCTCTGAAGCTTTCATATTAAACTTATTCTGTTTAATACTATTCAATACCCTAAAACCGTTGAAAATAGTTGTGTTTAAATTTACACCTAGTGTTGAAAACGTAAGTTCCTGGTTACTATAACTATTGGTAAATGGATCTATACTTCTACCATCGTTAACCCCTATATTATAATTCATATTAAGGTTAGGAAGCAATTCGTTTTTTGATTGCTTATAATTGATAATTGATGATTTTTTCTGGAGGTTAGATTTTTTAAGATCTATATTGTTTTCAATAGCTATTAATATGCAATCGTTTAAAGTGAATTGCTTTTGTTGATTATTTTGAGCAAATCCAATACTATTGAATATATTCAATAAAACTATTAATATAATTACTTTTTTATTCATTATTTTTATTAGGTATTAAACTAAACGTATCATATATATCTGGTACTGGTCTACTCTTTTTCGGATCATACAAATACACTACAATATTATTTATAACACACTGCCTTCTTATACTTTTGGTACCTATTACCTTCTTTTAATTTATTACTCGTTTGATTTATTTGATTGATTCCCTAATTCTTATTCGGTTCTTAAACTTTTTATGGGGTTTACTATAGCAGCCTTAATACCTTGAAAACTTACTGTTAAAATAGATACAGTAACAGCCAAAAAGGTTGCTAATGCAAAAACGCCCCATTCCATTTCTATACGGTACTCAAAATCTTCTAGCCATTTGCTCATGGCATACCAAGCTAAGGGTAACGACACTAAAATGGCAATACCTACTAACTTTAAAAAGTCAATAGATAGTTTATAAGTTATCTGACTAACGTTTGCTCCCAGCACTTTTCTAATACCAATTTCTTTAGTTCGTTTTTCGGCATTAAAAGCAGCGAGTCCAAATAAACCCAAACAAGCAATTAAAATTGACAACAAAGTGAAAGTGATAAAAATTTTACCTAGGCGTTGTTCAGCTTTGTAAGTAGCATTAAACTGTTCTTCAATAAAATAGTAATCAAAAATTTGTCCCGGAACTATTGTTTTCCATATGCTTTCAATACTTGAAATAGTACTCGCATAATTTCCGGCATTAATTTTTACAGCTAGTGCATTAGAATAGTCTCCTATCATCATTCCTAAAGCTCCAATATTTTCTCGTAACGATTCATAATGAAAATTCTTAACCACACCTATAACAGTATAAAATGTAGGGTTTTCTTCACCCAAATCATTTGTTACTCGCTTCCCAAGAGCTTCTTCAGGTGTCACCCCTAAAACACGAACTGCAGATTCATTTATAATGGTGCTTAGAGAGTCTGTTCTAAATTGTCTATCAAAATCTCGTCCTGCAATAATTTCTAAATCTATTGTGGGCACATAATCATAATCTACTCTCCAATTTTGCATTTGTATAGCCTTATCCTGTTCCATGGCTCCTTCTGCGAAAAATGAACTTCCATTTCTATTAGAAGGTGTTGGAAAAAAACTACTTAAAGAAGTACTTTTTACAGATGCCAATTGTTGTACCTGCTCTTTAAACGATTCTCTTTGACTTTGGTTTTCTAGTACACTAACATCATTAATAACTAAGACTCTATCTTTTGTATACCCTAAATCTTTACTTTGTATATAATCCAATTGCTGAAAAACAACCAAAGTCCCTACAATTAAAAACACGGAGATAGCAAACTGAAAAACCACTAATAAGCTTCTAATATTTCGCCCTCCAGCACTTCGTTCTCCGCCACCTTTAAGTACCTCAACAGGAATAAACCTGGACATAAAAAATGCAGGATACATGCCCGAAAAAAGCCCCAACACTATAGTACATAACAATAATACTGACCAAAATATAGGATTAGTATAAGGAATAATAATTGCCTTACCAGAAAGGTCATTAAAAAGTGGCATCATTGCAGCAGCAATAATTATTGCAATTATTAAGGAAACAAATGTTATTAAACCAGATTCTGCCAAAAACTGACTTATCAGCTCTATTTTACTTGAACCAAGTGTTTTACGAATACCTACTTCTTTAGCGCGTTTTAATGATTGCGCTGTAGACAGATTCATAAAATTAACACTTGCCAAAATAATAAGAAACAAAGCTATAAAAGATAGTATATATACATTTTGAATACTTCCGTTAGGACTAAGTTCTGGAAACCTATTAGAATGCAGATGAATATCTTTTATATTTATTATACTAAAATTGTAATAATTGCCAGAAGCTAAAAAGTTTTCTTCAGTAATCCCGGGGATTAATGCTTGAACAAACGGTAATATATAATTCTTTAAAATAGCTTGTAATGGTTCTTGGATATCTTCAGCTTTAGCAGAAGGAAGTATCTTAATAAAAGTATGATAATTATTATTTCCCCAATTGTTTACAAAAGAATCTGCATAACTAGCCATAGACATAAACACACTATGATTTCGTAACAGTGAATTTTTTGGTAAATCGTTAATAACACCAGTAACTACATACGTAACGTCATTATCTAATAACAACGTTTGCCCTAAAGCATTGTTAACACTAAAATGCTTTTCAGCTGCCGTTTTTGTTAAAATTAAAGTGTTAGGTTCTTTTAATGCCGTTTTAGGGTCCCCAACTATTAAATCGAGACCAAACATGTCTAAAAATGATTCATCTACAAAAGTGCTTTCTTCTTCTTTTATATTGGTATCAGTACCAGTTTTCCTTATAAGTAAGCTATAATTGTTTCTAAACCGTGTTGCCATTTCTATTTGAGGAATATCTTTAACTACAGTTTTTGCTAGAGGTGCCGATACTTCAGAATTTTCACTAACCTCTCCCCCAAACTTTATATCTGTGTTTATTCGATAGATTCTATCGGCATCCACAAACATATTATCGTGGTTCAGCTCATCATAAATATATAAACATATAAGTAAGCTTCCCGCCATTCCTATGGCAAGGCCAAATATGTTTAAAAATGTGAAGAAGGGTTGCTTTTTAAGGCTTCTCCAAGCTATTTTAAAATAATTCCGTATCATATTGGTTTGTCGTTTTTTGATTATTGATTGAATTTTTTTTATACTATTCTTCCATCTAA from Flavivirga spongiicola encodes:
- a CDS encoding helix-turn-helix domain-containing protein, which gives rise to MLKLLFKFIFRLKILAIILISFYTCSSPERPDIVFDDFEHETYKHWNIQGSSFITPISKDSLKPKIENGHGKFTAASFLDNDTANWYPGKNQGKLISKPFIIDRNFIQFLIGGGQHETRECINLMVNNKVVKFATGKNNNTLSSVLWDVSTLQGKEAVIEIVDALSNTDEDDSLDYVIVDHIVFTDNIHEKELVFENFESGTYNNWTVDGDAFEMPRNRTNVYYPISANGFNGNYFAFSFGDTHDVKKGKLTSASFTINHDYVKFLVGGGGHKGRTCINFVVNDSTVFSAEGLNDGQMRPKQWDVRAFKGEMARIEIVDDYSEGWGHIMVDDIIFYDETPFFKSAMFFVIILFGLLAIFVVIRKINFKKKEKTPKKIDKEILEKLEVLKLNIANTECYKNPSITIKEISTQTGFKIDEINELFETVDKTSFVHYLNTLRVKAFKEELKDPLNKAYTMISIAEKCGFSSKTSFYRVFKSITNMTPSEYKKSI
- a CDS encoding ABC transporter permease, yielding MIRNYFKIAWRSLKKQPFFTFLNIFGLAIGMAGSLLICLYIYDELNHDNMFVDADRIYRINTDIKFGGEVSENSEVSAPLAKTVVKDIPQIEMATRFRNNYSLLIRKTGTDTNIKEEESTFVDESFLDMFGLDLIVGDPKTALKEPNTLILTKTAAEKHFSVNNALGQTLLLDNDVTYVVTGVINDLPKNSLLRNHSVFMSMASYADSFVNNWGNNNYHTFIKILPSAKAEDIQEPLQAILKNYILPFVQALIPGITEENFLASGNYYNFSIINIKDIHLHSNRFPELSPNGSIQNVYILSFIALFLIILASVNFMNLSTAQSLKRAKEVGIRKTLGSSKIELISQFLAESGLITFVSLIIAIIIAAAMMPLFNDLSGKAIIIPYTNPIFWSVLLLCTIVLGLFSGMYPAFFMSRFIPVEVLKGGGERSAGGRNIRSLLVVFQFAISVFLIVGTLVVFQQLDYIQSKDLGYTKDRVLVINDVSVLENQSQRESFKEQVQQLASVKSTSLSSFFPTPSNRNGSSFFAEGAMEQDKAIQMQNWRVDYDYVPTIDLEIIAGRDFDRQFRTDSLSTIINESAVRVLGVTPEEALGKRVTNDLGEENPTFYTVIGVVKNFHYESLRENIGALGMMIGDYSNALAVKINAGNYASTISSIESIWKTIVPGQIFDYYFIEEQFNATYKAEQRLGKIFITFTLLSILIACLGLFGLAAFNAEKRTKEIGIRKVLGANVSQITYKLSIDFLKLVGIAILVSLPLAWYAMSKWLEDFEYRIEMEWGVFALATFLAVTVSILTVSFQGIKAAIVNPIKSLRTE
- a CDS encoding TolC family protein; translated protein: MNKKVIILIVLLNIFNSIGFAQNNQQKQFTLNDCILIAIENNIDLKKSNLQKKSSIINYKQSKNELLPNLNMNYNIGVNDGRSIDPFTNSYSNQELTFSTLGVNLNTTIFNGFRVLNSIKQNKFNMKASEMELEETKQNLILQVTIGYIQILNSKDLLELSKSRLATTETQLKRLKTHYDEGVGNPVDYTNMQGQYTIDKISIVDAENNLKTAVLDFVTLLNLDSDSEKDFENISGLIESDKYAFSANDVYNDALQNLATFKSKQFRIDAADSGIKVARSNYYPEISVFGQLNTNYSSAAELFNETGSSITETGDFVTIANQDYPVLQNEKQFSGTKISYEDQFDNNLNSVVGISVRVPLFNGFRAKNSVQLQKIELEETVLELESTKLLFKQAIEQAYNNMESAFSRYHILLDQVMAFEESFRVNEVRFNNGVSNIVEYINSKNNMDGAQLNLNKAKYEYVLRVKILEYYRGL